Proteins found in one Oncorhynchus mykiss isolate Arlee chromosome 3, USDA_OmykA_1.1, whole genome shotgun sequence genomic segment:
- the LOC110509883 gene encoding hemicentin-1 isoform X8 has protein sequence MDHPLVWVLILVLLNFNTDVSGQVVVPSMNPLAVGSNVTLNLVPQSSINIGTWSYETTTIVLFYPGGSSVSTSYQGRVSFNRSSAELSISSLQLNDSGLYTVQGMEPVLTAVVTLSVQEPISNVTLRANATDLVELNDTAIFTCSVSSGTSLSYRWMNGSSEVAASDRVQLGVGNSTLSIVSVTRYDEGPFRCEVINGISNGTSQPIGLNVRYGPSKLTMMVVPEMIIGHTAYMMGSVITLSCSAQSKPAVSYKWRFNGVFLNEQSPQLSLQNTRENQTGSYACLAHNNVTLRYATMTTMIKIVEPISAVSLNRDGKPPILDQSFTLRCEVTGPVDYIHWLINGQVISLNNRTFFSTDNKTMVINPIQFSDSGEYLCEAFNAVSNKTSMTYTLVVNYGPEKPDVTSPDIAMTGHIVTFNCSASSQPPSQFSWFFNGSQVETGSVYETDPLTLASHGEYTCVSFNNVTGRNSTVSKMLIVIEPVSMAMVKVMGAQPIADNMFSLTCETTGTIYSIHWMKNGWPLYADNRTDFSMNNNTLTFNSVQDSDNGGYQCSAYNPLSNMTSTEYRLIVNYGPERPVIMSPDIAMTGYIVTFNCSASSQPPSQFSWFFNGSQVETGSVYETDPLTLASHGEYTCVAFNNITDRNSTASKMLTIIAPVTMTTVKVIGAQPILNERFSLTCETAGTVYSIQWMRNGWPLYADNRTDFSMNNNTLTFNYVQDSDIGDYQCSASNPLSNMTSSNYRLIVNYGPEMPVITGPALGETGHNVTFNCSASSQPPSQFSWFFNGSQVVTGSVYETDPLTLASHGEYTCVAFNNVTGRNSTVSKMLIVIEPVSMAMVKVMGAQPIADNMFTLTCETTGTIYSIHWMKNGWPLYADNRTDFSMNNNTLTFNSVQDSDNGGYQCSAYNPLSNMTSTEYRLIVNYGPEMPVITGPALGETGHNVTFNCSASSQPPSQFSWFFNGSQVVTGSVYETDPLTLASHGEYTCVAFNNVTGRNSTVSKMLIVIEPVSMAMVKVMGAQPIADNMFTLTCETTGTIYSIHWMKNGWPLYADNRTDFSMNNNTLTFNSVQDSDNGGYQCSAYNPLSNMTSTEYRLIVNYGPERPVIMSPDIVMTGYIVTFNCSASSQPPSQFSWFFNGSQVETGSVYETGPLTLASHGEYTCVAFNNVTGRNSTVSKMLIVIEPVSMAMVKVMGAQPIADNMFTLTCETTGTIYSIHWMKNGWPLYADNRTDFSMNNNTLTFNSVQDSDNGGYQCSAYNPLSNMTSTEYRLIVNYGPERPVIMSPDIVMTGYIVTFNCSASSQPPSQFSWFFNGSQVETGSVYETDPLTLASHGEYTCVAFNNITDRNSTASKMLTIIAPVTMTTVKVIGAQPILNERFSLTCETAGTVYSIQWMRNGWPLYADNRTDFSMNNTLTFNYVQDSDIGDYQCSASNPLSNMTSSNYRLIVNYGPEAPVITGPALGETGHNLTFNCSASSQPPSQFSWFFNGSQVVTGSVYETGPLTLASHGEYTCVAFNNVTGRNRTVSKILTVVEPVTMTMVKVMGSQPILNQTFSLTCETTGTIYSIQWMRNGWPLYADNRIDFSIDNNTLTFNSVQHSDKGDYQCSAYNPFSNMTSTDYRLIVNYGPERPVIMSPDIAMTGYIVTFNCSASSQPPSQFSWFFNGSQVETGSVYETDPLTLASHGEYTCVAFNNLTVRNSTVSKMLTIIEAITSVTVKRNKLPIASDNLTLTCVVTGHYDTIYWMKDNLSLVLNNTLNSDITISNNSLHFSPVKVSNDGNYQCVATNLFGPNTSPKYQLLVNYGPKSVNISGPVSVVIGSVTTVTLKCSADSRPISEYGWKFNNQSVFGTGPMIAVIASLENAGDYTCVAKNPVTNISTSKTISLDVTGHSNAPPFQARVGLMLTALLALSLCL, from the exons ATGGACCATCCTCTGGTGTGGGTTCTCATCCTGGTGCTGCTCAACTTCAATACAG ATGTCTCTGGCCAGGTGGTGGTTCCCTCGATGAACCCCTTAGCTGTGGGCAGTAATGTCACCCTGAACCTAGTTCCTCAAAGCTCCATCAACATAGGGACCTGGTCATATGAAACTACAACCATTGTACTTTTCTATCCTGGTGGCAGTAGTGTGAGTACAAGTTATCAAGGCAGAGTCTCATTCAACCGCTCCTCCGCAGAGCTGTCCATAAGCTCTCTCCAACTCAACGACTCAGGTCTGTATACCGTGCAGGGAATGGAGCCAGTCCTGACCGCTGTGGTGACCTTGTCTGTCCAGG AGCCCATTTCAAACGTGACTCTAAGAGCCAACGCCACTGATCTAGTGGAATTAAACGACACTGCTATTTTCACCTGCTCCGTCTCCTCTGGTACCTCCCTCTCCTACCGCTGGATGAATGGCAGCTCAGAGGTTGCAGCCAGTGACCGAGTTCAGCTTGGTGTTGGGAACAGCACTCTCTCCATAGTCAGTGTGACACGATACGATGAAGGGCCGTTCAGATGTGAGGTCATCAATGGAATCAGCAATGGCACCAGCCAGCCCATTGGCCTCAATGTTAGAT ATGGCCCAAGTAAACTCACCATGATGGTAGTTCCTGAGATGATCATAGGACATACAGCCTACATGATGGGCTCTGTCATCACTCTGTCCTGCTCCGCTCAGTCCAAACCCGCTGTGTCCTACAAGTGGAGGTTTAATGGGGTGTTCCTCAACGAGCAAAGTCCACAGCTGAGCCTGCAGAACACCAGGGAGAACCAGACAGGAAGTTACGCCTGCTTAGCCCACAACAATGTCACACTCCGATACGCCACCATGACCACAATGATAAAGATTGTGG AGCCGATTTCAGCGGTGTCGTTGAACCGTGATGGGAAGCCACCGATACTGGATCAGTCGTTCACTCTGCGGTGTGAGGTGACTGGACCTGTAGACTACATTCACTGGTTGATTAACGGCCAGGTCATCTCCCTAAACAACAGAACATTCTTCTCTACGGACAACAAGACAATGGTTATCAACCCAATCCAGTTTTCTGACAGTGGAGAATATCTCTGTGAGGCCTTTAATGCTGTCAGTAACAAGACCAGCATGACATACACGCTTGTGGTGAACT ATGGACCAGAGAAACCTGATGTAACTAGTCCAGATATAGCAATGACAGGACACATCGTGACcttcaactgctctgcctcctctcagcctcccagccagttcagctggttcttcaatGGCTCCCAGGTGGAGACTGGCTCAGTGTATGAGACTGACCCACTGACCTTAGCCAGTCATGGGGAGTACACCTGTGTGTCCTTCAACAACGTCACTGGCAGAAACAGCACTGTCTCCAAGATGCTCATTGTCATTG AACCAGTCTCCATGGCCATGGTGAAAGTCATGGGTGCCCAACCAATAGCAGACAACATGTTTTCTCTGACGTGTGAGACCACTGGAACCATTTACTCCATTCACTGGATGAAGAACGGCTGGCCTCTGTATGCTGATAACAGAACAGACTTCTCTATGAACAACAATACACTTACCTTCAACTCTGTCCAGGATTCTGACAACGGAGGCTATCAGTGTTCTGCCTACAACCCCCTCAGCAACATGACCAGCACAGAATACAGACTGATCGTCAACT ATGGTCCAGAGAGACCTGTTATCATGAGTCCGGACATAGCGATGACAGGATACATCGTGACcttcaactgctctgcctcctctcAGCCTCCCAGCCAGTTTAGCTGGTTCTTCAATGGCTCCCAGGTGGAGACTGGCTCAGTGTATGAGACTGACCCACTGACCTTAGCCAGTCATGGGGAGTACACCTGTGTGGCTTTCAACAACATCACTGACAGAAACAGCACTGCCTCCAAGATGCTCACCATCATTG CACCTGTGACCATGACCACGGTGAAAGTCATTGGAGCCCAGCCAATACTGAACGAGAGATTCTCTCTGACCTGTGAGACCGCTGGAACGGTTTACTCCATTCAGTGGATGAGGAACGGCTGGCCTCTGTATGCTGACAACAGAACAGACTTCTCTATGAACAACAATACACTGACCTTCAACTATGTCCAGGATTCTGACATCGGAGACTATCAATGTTCTGCTTCCAACCCCCTCAGCAACATGACCAGCTCAAACTACAGACTGATCGTCAACT ATGGACCAGAGATGCCTGTTATAACAGGACCAGCATTAGGAGAAACAGGACACAACGTGACcttcaactgctctgcctcctctcagcctcccagccagttcagctggttcttcaatGGCTCCCAGGTGGTGACTGGCTCAGTGTATGAGACTGACCCACTGACCTTAGCCAGTCATGGGGAGTACACCTGTGTGGCCTTCAACAACGTCACTGGCAGAAACAGCACTGTCTCCAAGATGCTCATTGTCATTG AACCAGTCTCCATGGCCATGGTGAAAGTCATGGGTGCCCAACCAATAGCAGACAACATGTTTACTCTGACGTGTGAGACCACTGGAACCATTTACTCCATTCACTGGATGAAGAACGGCTGGCCTCTGTATGCTGATAACAGAACAGACTTCTCTATGAACAACAATACACTTACCTTCAACTCTGTCCAGGATTCTGACAACGGAGGCTATCAGTGTTCTGCCTACAACCCCCTCAGCAACATGACCAGCACAGAATACAGACTGATCGTCAACT ATGGACCAGAGATGCCTGTTATAACAGGACCAGCATTAGGAGAAACAGGACACAACGTGACcttcaactgctctgcctcctctcagcctcccagccagttcagctggttcttcaatGGCTCCCAGGTGGTGACTGGCTCAGTGTATGAGACTGACCCACTGACCTTAGCCAGTCATGGGGAGTACACCTGTGTGGCCTTCAACAACGTCACTGGCAGAAACAGCACTGTCTCCAAGATGCTCATTGTCATTG AACCAGTCTCCATGGCCATGGTGAAAGTCATGGGTGCCCAACCAATAGCAGACAACATGTTTACTCTGACGTGTGAGACCACTGGAACCATTTACTCCATTCACTGGATGAAGAACGGCTGGCCTCTGTATGCTGATAACAGAACAGACTTCTCTATGAACAACAATACACTTACCTTCAACTCTGTCCAGGATTCTGACAACGGAGGCTATCAGTGTTCTGCCTACAACCCCCTCAGCAACATGACCAGCACAGAATACAGACTGATCGTCAACT ATGGTCCAGAGAGACCTGTTATCATGAGTCCGGACATAGTGATGACAGGATACATCGTGACcttcaactgctctgcctcctctcAGCCTCCGAGCCAGTTTAGCTGGTTCTTCAATGGCTCCCAGGTGGAGACTGGCTCAGTGTATGAGACTGGCCCACTGACCTTAGCCAGTCATGGGGAGTACACCTGTGTGGCCTTCAACAACGTCACTGGCAGAAACAGCACTGTCTCCAAGATGCTCATTGTCATTG AACCAGTCTCCATGGCCATGGTGAAAGTCATGGGTGCCCAACCAATAGCAGACAACATGTTTACTCTGACGTGTGAGACCACTGGAACCATTTACTCCATTCACTGGATGAAGAACGGCTGGCCTCTGTATGCTGATAACAGAACAGACTTCTCTATGAACAACAATACACTTACCTTCAACTCTGTCCAGGATTCTGACAACGGAGGCTATCAGTGTTCTGCCTACAACCCCCTCAGCAACATGACCAGCACAGAATACAGACTGATCGTCAACT ATGGTCCAGAGAGACCTGTTATCATGAGTCCGGACATAGTGATGACAGGATACATCGTGACcttcaactgctctgcctcctctcagcctcccagccagttcagctggttcttcaatGGCTCCCAGGTGGAGACTGGCTCAGTGTATGAGACTGACCCACTGACCTTAGCCAGTCATGGGGAGTACACCTGTGTGGCTTTCAACAACATCACTGACAGAAACAGCACTGCCTCCAAGATGCTCACCATCATTG CACCTGTGACCATGACCACGGTGAAAGTCATTGGAGCCCAGCCAATACTGAACGAGAGATTCTCTCTGACCTGTGAGACCGCTGGAACGGTTTACTCCATTCAGTGGATGAGGAACGGCTGGCCTCTGTATGCTGACAACAGAACAGACTTCTCTATGAACAATACACTGACCTTCAACTATGTCCAGGATTCTGACATCGGAGACTATCAATGTTCTGCTTCCAACCCCCTCAGCAACATGACCAGCTCAAACTACAGACTGATTGTCAACT ATGGACCAGAGGCGCCTGTTATAACAGGACCAGCATTAGGAGAAACAGGACACAACCTGACcttcaactgctctgcctcctctcagcctcccagccagttcagctggttcttcaatGGCTCCCAGGTGGTGACTGGCTCAGTGTATGAGACTGGCCCACTGACCTTAGCCAGTCATGGGGAGTACACCTGTGTGGCCTTCAACAACGTCACTGGCAGAAACAGAACTGTCTCCAAGATTCTCACTGTTGTTG AACCAGTCACCATGACCATGGTGAAAGTCATGGGATCCCAGCCAATACTGAACCAGACATTCTCTCTGACCTGTGAGACCACTGGAACCATTTACTCCATTCAGTGGATGAGGAACGGCTGGCCTCTGTATGCTGACAACAGAATAGACTTCTCTATTGACAATAATACACTGACCTTCAACTCTGTCCAGCATTCTGACAAAGGAGACTATCAGTGTTCTGCCTACAACCCCTTCAGCAACATGACCAGCACAGACTACAGACTGATCGTCAACT ATGGTCCAGAGAGACCTGTTATCATGAGTCCGGACATAGCGATGACAGGATACATCGTGACcttcaactgctctgcctcctctcAGCCTCCCAGCCAGTTTAGCTGGTTCTTCAATGGCTCCCAGGTGGAGACTGGCTCAGTGTATGAGACTGACCCACTGACCTTAGCCAGTCATGGGGAGTACACCTGTGTGGCCTTCAACAACCTCACTGTCAGAAACAGCACTGTCTCCAAGATGCTCACCATCATTG aGGCTATAACGTCGGTGACGGTGAAACGAAACAAATTACCAATAGCATCtgacaacctaa